A genomic window from Solanum dulcamara chromosome 11, daSolDulc1.2, whole genome shotgun sequence includes:
- the LOC129874101 gene encoding aldehyde dehydrogenase family 3 member F1: MNGVQEDVLGELRTTFKRGRTRGVAWRKAQLQAILKLLAENEEEIFEALKQDLGKHPVESYRDEVGVVKRSATNALHCVEKWMAPQKGRIPLAFFPARGAIVSEPLGVVLIFVSWNFPISLAFDPVIGAISAGNTIVLKTAELAPKCSSFLANTIPLYLDPEAIKVVEGGKDVAEQLLQLKWDKIFFTGSPRVGRLIMSAAAKHLTPVTLELGGKCPTIFDTLSNSSDLQVAAKRVAGGKWGPCNGQACIGIDYVLVETQFAPVLIELLEKFIKRFYGENLKTLGNLARIVNKYHFDRVHNLLKDPKVAASVVYGGSVDEENMVIEPTILLNPPLDADIMTEEIFGPLLPIITLNNIEESIQFINSRPKPLAIYAFTKNDSLKEKILQETSSGSLTFNDAMVQFVCDTLPFGGVGQSGYGRYHGKFSFDTFSHEKAVLHRSFLIELEPRYPPWNNFKLEFVRLAYDYDYLGLILLLLGLRGLFRTNRRW; encoded by the exons ATGAATGGAGTTCAGGAGGATGTGTTAGGTGAACTGAGAACAACATTCAAGAGAGGAAGAACCAGAGGTGTTGCATGGAGGAAAGCGCAGCTTCAAGCCATTCTCAAACTCCTTGCTGAAAATGAAGAGGAGATCTTTGAAGCACTTAAACAGGATCTCGGAAAGCACCCCGTTGAATCTTATCGTGATGAA GTTGGTGTGGTGAAGAGATCAGCTACCAATGCTTTGCACTGTGTTGAGAAGTGGATGGCCCCTCAAAAG GGCCGAATACCATTAGCTTTCTTTCCTGCAAGAGGGGCAATAGTATCAGAGCCACTGGGAGTAGTGCTCATATTTGTATCCTGGAATTTTCCCATCT CCCTAGCTTTTGATCCAGTGATCGGAGCAATTTCAGCTGGAAACACAATTGTCCTCAAAACTGCAGAGCTGGCACCAAAATGCTCCTCCTTTCTGGCCAATACAATACCTCTTTACTTGGATCCAGAAGCTATTAAAGTTGTTGAAGGTGGAAAAGATGTAGCAGAACAACTACTGCAGCTAAAATGGGATAAGATATTTTTTACAG GTAGTCCACGAGTTGGCCGCCTCATAATGTCAGCAGCTGCGAAGCACTTAACACCTGTAACTCTAGAATTGGGTGGAAAATGTCCTACCATCTTTGACACACTATCTAATTCCTCTGATTTACAG GTGGCTGCCAAGAGGGTAGCGGGGGGCAAGTGGGGACCATGCAATGGACAAGCATGCATAGGAATCGATTACGTGCTCGTGGAAACACAATTTGCTCCAGTTCTG ATCGAACTATTGGAGAAATTCATCAAGAGATTTTATGGTGAAAACTTGAAAACTTTGGGAAATCTCGCCAGAATCGTGAACAAGTACCACTTTGATAGAGTACACAATCTTCTGAAAGATCCAAAAGTTGCAGCATCTGTTGTTTATGGAGGTTCAGTAGATGAGGAAAATAT GGTCATTGAACCAACAATCTTGTTGAATCCTCCACTTGATGCTGATATTATGACTGAAGAAATATTTGGCCCATTGCTTCCAATCATCACA TTAAACAATATCGAAGAAAGCATTCAGTTCATAAACTCTAGGCCAAAACCTCTTGCAATATATGCATTTACCAAGAATGATTCGTTGAAGGAGAAGATCTTGCAGGAAACATCTTCTGGAAGTCTGACTTTTAATGATGCTATGGTTCAG TTTGTATGTGACACATTACCATTTGGAGGCGTTGGTCAGAGTGGTTACGGACGTTACCATGGGAAGTTCTCTTTTGATACATTTAGTCATGAAAAAGCAGTTCTACATAGGAGCTTCTTAATTGAGTTGGAACCAAGGTATCCTCCGTGGAAtaatttcaaattggagtttgtCCGGTTGGCTTACGACTATGACTATCTTGGGCTTATACTGCTCTTGCTGGGATTGAGAGGATTATTCAGAACAAACCGAAGGTGGTAG
- the LOC129874102 gene encoding uncharacterized protein LOC129874102 gives MALSDLSLSKTSPLRTKNLRHRPPENVQRASTFLMPLTDLTFGRIYTVNRIRFRHPRFLSGRNIAALESPMAEEANHKSTVESTMNNKTESEKNQEESKVTIPPPPEKPLPDDCCGSGCVRCVWDMYYEELEEYNKLYKSNPDVKPS, from the coding sequence ATGGCCCTTTCTGACCTCTCCTTGTCCAAAACGTCGCCATTGAGAACCAAAAATCTTCGCCATCGGCCACCGGAAAATGTCCAACGAGCCTCTACTTTTCTCATGCCTTTAACAGATCTGACTTTTGGACGAATCTATACTGTCAATCGGATCCGATTCCGTCACCCTAGATTTCTATCGGGCCGTAATATCGCTGCACTCGAAAGTCCGATGGCCGAGGAAGCGAATCACAAGAGCACCGTAGAGTCAACGATGAATAACAAAACGGAATCGGAGAAGAATCAGGAAGAATCAAAGGTTACCATTCCGCCGCCGCCGGAGAAGCCGTTGCCGGACGATTGTTGCGGGAGTGGATGTGTTAGATGCGTGTGGGACATGTATTATGAAGAACTCGAGGAATACAATAAGCTTTACAAGAGTAATCCAGATGTTAAGCCTTCTTAG
- the LOC129874305 gene encoding glutaredoxin-C3-like: MMQINPVGRSTKIINGHFGQYYDLPTNSGIRLPTPKGPLFCNRPEKIGSINFRLKPLFLSFLSKTQQFFERSTVRVIEREKMEVNGCFKRNLLLMLTVFGVMAIVKGPAEALASSSPSAFVQNVIYSNKIAIFSKSYCPYCKRAKGIFNELQEQPFVVELDLRDDGARIQDVLLDLVGRSTVPQVFVNGKHIGGSDDLQNAVKSGHLQSLLKKE; the protein is encoded by the exons ATGATGCAGATCAACCCGGTGGGTCGTTCAACCAAAATAATAAACGGGCACTTTGGACAATATTACGATCTTCCTACTAACAGCGGTATCCGGTTGCCCACTCCAAAAGGCCCGCTGTTTTGTAACCGTCCGGAGAAAATTGGCAGTATCAATTTTCGATTAAAACCCCTGTTCCTCTCGTTTTTGTCCAAAACTCAACAGTTTTTTGAGCGCTCCACTGTTCGTGTAATAGAAAGGGAGAAAATGGAGGTCAATGGTTGTTTCAAGCGTAATCTTCTTCTGATGCTTACTGTATTTGGAGTAATGGCGATAGTGAAAGGTCCAGCAGAAGCCCTAGCCTCTAGTTCTCCTTCTGCTTTTGTCCAAAATGTCATCTACTCTAACAAGATCGCCATCTTTTCCAAATCCTATTGCCC GTACTGCAAGCGTGCCAAAGGCATCTTCAATGAACTTCAAGAACAACCATTTGTGGTGGAGCTTGATCTTCGAG ATGATGGCGCTCGTATTCAAGATGTCCTTCTAGATCTGGTGGGTCGCAGCACAGTCCCACAAGTGTTTGTGAATGGGAAGCACATTGGTGGTTCAGATG ATCTACAAAATGCTGTCAAGAGTGGGCATTTGCAAAGTCTTCTTAAGAAAGAGTAA